The genomic window GTAATCTTGATAGCGGTAAGTTGCCAAGTAAGCATTGAGTAAGCCTTTACGGATTTGTTCGGACTTCTGTAATAGTAAAAAGCGATCGCGTTCAGTGGTTATAGGCTTTTGCAACGCCGCAAAAACTTCAACTTGAGGCTGTTTTTGCACGGCGATAACGGCTATCAATCCTGACATGATTACAGCAATTGTGCCTATATAGGCTTTAGTCCAACCGTACCTCAAGGCAAAATCATTTAAGTTTGACTGCCAAGAACGAATATAAATCCAAGCCATCCCAAAGGGAATAGTAGCGCTGAGGATAATAACTACACCTATGGGAGACAAAATTATTCCGTAAACCACCACTAATAATAGAGTCTCTAAGGGTGTATGCAACAATCCGTACAAAATAGCGGCGCTGATAGGAATTGCATAAAACAATGACAGAGTTAGGACATAAAGTGCGATCGCAAATATTAAACTATTACACGCTAGTTTTATCCAAGCACCGCTAACAGTGGTCGGTTTGCCATAAATTAGCTGATGCAAGTAAGCACCAATACTTACACAGCCAGCCAATAAAATAATTGTGCTACTGGGATTAAGTTCTTTTAGCCAAAAAAAGCGTACCAAACACAGCACAAGTAAAGGTGCTTCTACACCATAAAACAGCTCAATGGTAGACAAGGATCGAAAACTAAATTTGCGTTCCTTAGTCTCCACGTTTTCTAAAGCTTGGGGTTTAGCTTTCGTCAGACTCAGTAAGCTTGTAGTAGTAGGTACGCCAACTAAACCAACTAAAGGCAAAAGCAAGTCAAAAGGTACTTCTCCTTTCAACGCATCGGTAATAATCGCTGTACCGAGAAAAGGTAAGATCCCCACGTAAGCAATTAGTAGCAAAGTTAAGTTAAATAGCCAAAAGAAAACTGAAAACAAAGTTTCCCCAGCAGATTTTGTTTGCATAGTTATACTCCAGTTAAAGAAGATGCGATCGCATCGTGAATATTAGTTGTAAAAGCTCTGATTTCTGGCGTATCGGGCTGTTGAGAGCGGTCAAACAGCACTGAAACCATCACCCATAAACGGTCTTTGCGCGTCATTCCTCCCCACAGACGAGTTAAAAAGTCATCGGTTGTCCGTTGGGGTGATTGAAACCAATAAGTAGCCGCCATTGTCCCGTTATTAATGGAAAGCCAACGCCCTAAAACCTTCGGTGATAGCTGTTTAGATTGCATCGTGTCTACTTTCAAACCATTACCTAAAAGGCACAATTCGGGCGCATGATAAGCTTGAACGGAGTTACTACTAACTAGCAAGATAGAACCGGGGATATTTTGCCACTCAAAACGGGATTTTTGGGCGATTACCTGGGAGGTAGCGCCAGAGGCGATCGCACCCTCGTAATTAGCAAAAAAGTCTTTTTCTATCGCCGAAAGCTGCAAAGGCTCTAAGTGCATCTGTGCAGGTAAATTAATTGAAGTGATCGCACTGGTTGTAACCTTTTGGGGGTGAGGAATTAAAGCCAGTCCCAAAATACAGCTACCTACTACAATTTGCTTAGTTAAAGGTTTCAAACTCTTTCCCAAAGGAGGAATTTTAGATGTTTCGGCTTTGAGTAATGTCTTTTTGTGGTGAGGAACAGTTTGTAATAGCAACCAAGTAAACAACCCCGCCGTAATAAAACCAACTAATCCTAGCGGTACGTGGAGTATAGCCGCCAAATCTGGGCGATCGCCTACATTGCTAATTAAAACTAAAAGTAATATCCTGCCTGTATTAGCGGCAATCAGCAGCAAAATATTTGCAACGCAAACTAGCAACCATCTAAACTTAACTTGGCGATTTTCTAGCCAAGTAGCCGCTAGTAAAAACAAAGTACCAGTCCACAAGCTTTTTAACCCACTACAGGGCAAATCTACTTGAGCGACGCTATTTTCTAAAACAATAATATCGTGGGAAGAAATCGCCGCAATATGCCAAAAAGTAAGGATATGTTCAACTAACCGCGCGGTAATTACGCGAACGGGAAAACCCAAACCCGTACCAAATTGAACGCTAAAAGGTAAAATACACGAGGCAAAAATTGCCGCCGGAAGTCCTTTGCGCCAGACATTAGGAGCAGTAAATAACCCAATTAAGCCATAAGTTGCGATCGCAAATAGCAATACACTGATTTGAGGAACATCTAGCAACCATTGCAACCCAATTCCCGTTACCGTACTCCCAAACATTAATATTAAAGGTGCGGAGTGCAAACTAGGCGTAAAAGATAAGCCTAGTTTGCGGCGATGATGAATAGCTTGAACTAATAAAACCGTTGTTACTATGCTAATGATGATGAAGTTAAAAGCGGAAGTATCTCTAAAAGACTCAAGTAGCCACTGCAACAGCGAATAGTTCAGCACTAACCAAGAAAATACAATTAAGCTAGTAGCAATCTTGCTTGACCAACTAGCCATATTAGGAGGCGCATTGCTGCGAGTTAAAGTCATAGTTTAATCAAAAATCTATACCTATAGACTGACTGGTATAGTTTAATGTTGCCAAGCTCATTTTTTATTTGTATTTGCCCCAATTCAGGTTAAAACTGATCGTAAAGCGATCTAAAAGTCTGAATTTACAAAAAAATAATCAGTGCTGACTTTCAAAGCGTCCGAAGCAGGACTAAAAAGAATCAAACAAGCGAGAATTTTGTCAGGATGGGCGATCGCCGATTCGCGCTGGTTAGTAGCTGCAAGTCAAATTATAGATGCAACTACCAATTGGCAACAAACAGACTATTACGCTGTGGGTATTTCTTCCGGTACTTGGGGACGTTTTTTAGGCGGAAAAGAACCCATTAAAGCTCCAGCTTTTAAAGCTTACTGTCAAATTTTAGAGTTAAATTGGCAAGAAATTTGCGAACCAAATGTTAATAAATCTAGATCGGATAAACCCTTTTATGTAGAACGTCAACCTTACGAAAGCGAATGTTTCCAAGAGATTGTTAAGCCTGGGGCTTTAATCCGCATCAAAGCGCCGCAAGAGATGGGTAAAACCTATTTTATGCAAAACATTTTAACTTATGCCAAAGCAAAAAAATATCAAACCCAAGTTTTTAGTTTTGAGCTATCTGACAGTACAATATTTACCGATCTAACTAAATTTTCTCGATGGTTTTGTGCGGGAATTGGTCAAAGCTTAGGATTAGAAAACAAATTAGCCGATTATTGGGATGATATTTTTGGATGTAACTACAACACAACAATTTACTTTGAAAAGTATTTATTAGCTAATCTAAGTAACCCTTTAGTTATTGCTTTAGATCGGGTTGACATAGTTTTTGAACACCCACAAATTGCTAATGATTTTTGCACTTTATTAAGAGCATGGAATCAAAGAGCAAATCAAGGTGATGATATCGGTAAAGTTTGGCAAAATCTCCGATTAATTATCGTTCATTCTACCGAAGTATATGGAGCATTAGATATTAATCATTCACCTTTAGGAGGTGTGGGGTTAGTTGTAAAGTTGTCAGAATTTAGTTTTGAACAAGTCCAAGAATTAGCAAGCAAGTATCAATTGTCTTGGAGTAACTTAGAAATAAAGCAACTGATGGCGCTAGTTGGGGGACATCCAACATTAATAGCGCGAAGTCTCGAACAAATTACTCGTAATAATATTACTATCAGCCAATTATTGCAAACTGCCGCCACCGAATCAGGATTTTACAGCGATTATTTGCGCCGTCACTTAGTAACGCTGCAACAGCAACCTTTGTTAGCAAAAGCTTTAGCAAAAGTAATTAATTCAAAGCAGCCAATACAACTAGAATCAATCCCCGCTTTTAAGTTGGAAAGTATGGGTTTAATTCATTTAGAGGGAGACTACGCAACGCCAAGGTGTGAATTGTATAGACAATATTTTGGCGATCGCTTATAGCCCTAAGTTTAGGATAATTGTAGGTGTCAGTAAGTGTAGTGTTAAATTCGGAATGTAAGTTTTTTAAGTAAAGCAAAATGGTGAATGAAAACTTGACTAGCAAGACTAACCAAACAATGGACGATGGGCAAGTAGAGTTGTACAAGCGAATTCAAGCATTTTCGTTAGATCGACCAGATGCCCAATTGTCTTTCAGTAAACGCCTAGCAAGAGATAATGGCTGGTCATTAGACTATGCCCAGCAAGTCATTAAAGAATACAAAAAATTTGCGTTTCTGGCTGTAACAGCAGAGCATCCAGTCACCCCTTCAGACCAAGTAGACCAAGCTTGGCATTTGCATTTGACTTATACGCGATCGTATTGGGAAGAATTCTGCGAGCAGATTCTACAAGTACCATTGCACCACGCTCCGACTCTTGGCGGACAAGCTGAAAACCAGAAATTTGATAATTGGTATAGCAAAACTTTAGAAAGCTACGAACAATTTTTTGGTCAAATTCCGCCAATAGAGATTTGGTCTACACCAAAGGCTCGTTTCGGACGCGATTTACATTTTGTGCGAGTAAATAATCAGCAAAATTGGGTGTTATCAAAGTTGCAAGTTCAAAGAGGAGTAATAGCAAGCATAGCCATTCTTTTTACTTTGACATTAAGTGGTTACTATGTTAGCAGTTCTGAAAGCAACATCAATCCTTTTGCAGGGACTCTACTAGCTATTATTTCCGTTGCAGCAGGATTTGGGGCGTTGCGGATTCTTGTCGGGATTGTAAATTTCCTCAAAAATCCATCATATCCCAAAATTACAGGTGGTTGGGATGGTATTGGCTATGGGGATGGGGGTTGCGGCGTATCGGACTGGGGTAATTCTGGTAGTCATGGTTTTAGTGGCGATTCTAGCAGTAGTGACGGCGGCGGTTGCGGTGGTGGCGGTTGCGGTGGTGGCGGTTGCGGTGGATAGCTTTTGACAATTCCGTTGGAGCAGATTGCGGGAAGCTTTTAGTGTAGATGCTGAGGTTTTTTCTAAAACAAGTCCCCAACTGCATAAGTTTTATTTACGGGGAACACCATGTACTTGCAGCACATCGCTAAAAGTAGCACAATAATTCGGCAATCCTAAACTTTCGGGATTAACGGGGTTTTCATAACTAAAATGTCTATAGGTTAAGCAAAACCTATCCCAATCCGCCATTTGAATCCGAAACAACGGAATCAAAATGTTAGCTAAACCTAAAGATATAGGAATGCGAAAATAAATCTTTTTATTGAGATATTTACAAGCTTCCTCAATTGCTTCATCGGCAGTTATTCGCTTTTGTCCTAATACTAATTGCCGCGATTCGTTAGCTTTTGGTGGATTGTCAATTAAATAACTCACAACTTGAGCGACATCTTTACCATGAATAAAGTGAAAACTACCATCGGCTTTAAAAAAACGAATTAAATTGATTAACTTAGTAATTTCTGGGATTCCTGCCGACAAATGAGAGTAAGGTTTAGTGTTATCTCCTCCCAAAACTAACGTCGGGAAAACTTTAGTTATTTTAGATATAATCCCACTATCAGCCAATTTCTGAAAACATTGGTACTTAGAACGTATATAATCTGTACCAATTTCTCCCGCTTCCTTCAGTAATTGGTTATGACTATCTAAAATACTTGCTGTAGAAAAGTAAATAATTTGCTGACAAACTTCAGGATCTAACAAATTCATCAACTCAATAGTTTTGGTGACATTAATATCAAAAATGTCATCACCGCCCCATACGGTCGCCGTGAGTACCGCCGTATCGATAGTTTTGAGTAAATCGGCAAACTGCTCGATTTTGCCCATATCACCCTGTAAAACGGTAATTCCTGGACGAGAATTTGTATCTACTTTTAGCTTGAGGGGATTTCTAACCAGCAAATATAACTGGTGGTCTGTTTGGTTAATTAAGGCTTCGGTAATGTAGTGACCGATGCAACCACTAGCACCAGTCACTAAAATCCGCTTGGGGGTCATCGGAAACCTCCGAGAAACCCTGTCGCTTCAGCGCAGGGAGGGATAGGAGGCGATTGAGGAGCTTCACCCTCTTTAAAACCGATAAGCAAAGCTCTCGGAAAGAAGGGGGTGACTGGCGTTTGAGCAAATATTTTGTGCATAATAGTTTCACAATGAATGTGCTATAATGTGAGAATGCTCAAAGCCTTCAAGTACCGTTTTTATCCCACTCCCGAACAAGAAATACTCTTGCGTCGGACAATGGGGTGTGCGCGTTTGGTTTACAACCGAGCGTTGGCGGCAAGAACTGAAAGCTGGTACGAACGGCAAGAAAGGATCGGTTATGCCGACACTTCTACCATGCTGACCATCTGGAAAAAGCAAGAAGACTTGCAATTTCTCAATGAAGTTAGCTGCGTACCTTTGCAGCAGGGACTTAGACATTTGCAAAAAGCCTTTGCTAACTTTTGGGCGGGAAACGCAAAGTATCCCAACTTCAAGAAGAAGCATAACGGTGGCAGTGCGGAGTTTACTAAATCCGCTTTTAAGTGGAAGGATGGCAAAGTTTGGCTTGCTAAATGTGCTGAAGCCTTGCCTATTCGTTGGAGTAGACAACTGCCAACTGGATGCGAACCGTCTACCATTACTGTCAAGCTGGATGCGGCTGGGCGTTTTCACGTTTCTTTGCTTGTAGATACGGTAATTGTTCCACTGCCCAAAACTGATAAAACTATTGGTTTGGACGTGGGGATAACTAGCTTGATTGCTACTAGCAATGGGGACAAAATCGCTAATCCCAGACACTTTAAACGACTGCGCTCTAAGCTTAAACGAGTCCAAAAATCTTTGTCTAGCAAACAAAAAGGGAGCAACAACCGACAGAAACAGAGGCAAAAAGTAGCGCGAGTACACCGCAGAATAACCGACAGCCGTAAGGATTTTTTGCATCGGCTTTCAACTCAACTGGTGAGAGAAAACCAAACCATCGTGGTTGAGGACTTGGCAGTCAAAAATATGGTGCAGAACCCTAAGCTTGCGCTTCACATTAGCGATGCTTCGTGGGGTGAATTTGTCCGCCAGCTTGTCTATAAGTGTGAGTGGTACGGACGAGAATTGATTAAAATTGACCGATGGTTTCCTTCCTCCAAAAGGTGTGGGAACTGTGGGCATATAGTGGATAAGATGCAGTTGTTTGTACGTGAGTGGGACTGTCCTAAGTGTGGGATTAACCATGACCGTGATATCAACGCGAGTAAGAATATTTTGGCGGCAGGGCTTGCCGTGTCAGTCTGTGGAGCGAACATAAGACCTGATGGGCATAAGTCCAAAGGGCAGTTGCAAAAAACCCCTAGGGGAAAGAAACAGAAACCTAAACAGTGATGTTTAGGAATCCCCGCACCTTCAGGTCGGGGAGGAGGTCAAAGTTTAGTATTTCAACTGCTTGGCGGTTTCAAAGAAGAAAGCAACATTTTCTTCTGGAGTCGTGGGTAAAACACCATGACCGAGATTAAGGATATGTCCGTAATTGCCAGCTTTTTTCACAGTATCGTAAATGCGATCGCGGATAAACTGTTTAGAACCAAACAACACGCCGGGATCTAAATTACCCTGCACTTTCATATCCTGTCCTAATCTAGCGCGCGCATCTGCCATATCTACCGCCCAATCTACCGTAACGATATCAGCACCCGAAGTCGCCATACGCTCTAATACTCCCGCACTACCACTAACGAGCAGTATTAAAGGTGTATCGGGGTGAGTTTGTTTAACTTGCTCAAAGACCCGCTTTTGATAAGGTAAAGCAAAGGTATCGTAATCTTGGGGGCTAAGTTGACCCGCCCAAGAATCAAACATTTGTACTACTTGAGCGCCGCAATCTATTTGATAACGGGCATAAATTGCGATCGCATCGGCTAATTTTGCCAGTAATTGGTGCAACACTGTAGGATCGGAAAATGCCATCCCTTTAATTGCTGAGTAGGTTTTAGAACCTTTCCCTTCTACCGCGTAAGCAGCTAGTGTCCAAGGAGCGCCCACAAAGCCGAGGACGGTTGATTTGTCTCCTACTTCGTGACTAAGAGCTTGCAAAATTGTTTTGATAAATGGTAGCGATTCCTCTGGTTGCAAAGGACGCAAATTATCAACTTGAGCCAAAGTGCGAATGGGCGATTCGATAATTGGGCCCTTTCCTTCGGCGATATCCATCTCAATACCTAAGCCAGGTAAAGGGGTAACAATATCAGAAAATAAAATTACTCCGTCGGGTTGAAAGGCTTTCCAAGGTTGCAAAGAAACTTCTACAGCTACTTCGGGAATTTCGGAGCGATCCCGAAAGGATGGGTATTTGTCCCGGAGTTCCCTATAGGCTTTCATATAGCGTCCTGCTTGGCGCATCATCCACACAGGAGGACGATCTACTTTTTCACCACGAGCAGCGCGTAAAAGATGGGGAACTTGCGTGGAAACGACCATTTTAGAGTTTTACCTTAAGTTAGTTTTATGCTTTTGTTAGCTTATCATTTAGCTCTACTCGGTTTAACTCCATCTCAGTTATAGTTAGGAAACCATGTTTGGGTCTAGAGCGCTCGATTGGGCAACTTGACGAAATGACTCAATCGATACTAGGCGACTTGTTCCACCATCCCACAAAATAAATTTTGAACAGGCAAGCATATCACCCATCCTCAATGTTTTTACGTCTTTGAGCAGGTGAATATTTTTATGATGACAAGCTTCGAGATTGTAATTAGGGATTCTTTCAGAAAGATGATGAATGTTGTGGTAGCCGATGTTTGCGGTAAACCACTTGAGAATTGTTGGTAATTCTAGGTAACT from Synechocystis sp. PCC 7509 includes these protein-coding regions:
- the xrtO gene encoding exosortase O, translating into MTLTRSNAPPNMASWSSKIATSLIVFSWLVLNYSLLQWLLESFRDTSAFNFIIISIVTTVLLVQAIHHRRKLGLSFTPSLHSAPLILMFGSTVTGIGLQWLLDVPQISVLLFAIATYGLIGLFTAPNVWRKGLPAAIFASCILPFSVQFGTGLGFPVRVITARLVEHILTFWHIAAISSHDIIVLENSVAQVDLPCSGLKSLWTGTLFLLAATWLENRQVKFRWLLVCVANILLLIAANTGRILLLVLISNVGDRPDLAAILHVPLGLVGFITAGLFTWLLLQTVPHHKKTLLKAETSKIPPLGKSLKPLTKQIVVGSCILGLALIPHPQKVTTSAITSINLPAQMHLEPLQLSAIEKDFFANYEGAIASGATSQVIAQKSRFEWQNIPGSILLVSSNSVQAYHAPELCLLGNGLKVDTMQSKQLSPKVLGRWLSINNGTMAATYWFQSPQRTTDDFLTRLWGGMTRKDRLWVMVSVLFDRSQQPDTPEIRAFTTNIHDAIASSLTGV
- a CDS encoding NAD-dependent epimerase/dehydratase family protein; the encoded protein is MTPKRILVTGASGCIGHYITEALINQTDHQLYLLVRNPLKLKVDTNSRPGITVLQGDMGKIEQFADLLKTIDTAVLTATVWGGDDIFDINVTKTIELMNLLDPEVCQQIIYFSTASILDSHNQLLKEAGEIGTDYIRSKYQCFQKLADSGIISKITKVFPTLVLGGDNTKPYSHLSAGIPEITKLINLIRFFKADGSFHFIHGKDVAQVVSYLIDNPPKANESRQLVLGQKRITADEAIEEACKYLNKKIYFRIPISLGLANILIPLFRIQMADWDRFCLTYRHFSYENPVNPESLGLPNYCATFSDVLQVHGVPRK
- a CDS encoding glycine-rich domain-containing protein; the protein is MVNENLTSKTNQTMDDGQVELYKRIQAFSLDRPDAQLSFSKRLARDNGWSLDYAQQVIKEYKKFAFLAVTAEHPVTPSDQVDQAWHLHLTYTRSYWEEFCEQILQVPLHHAPTLGGQAENQKFDNWYSKTLESYEQFFGQIPPIEIWSTPKARFGRDLHFVRVNNQQNWVLSKLQVQRGVIASIAILFTLTLSGYYVSSSESNINPFAGTLLAIISVAAGFGALRILVGIVNFLKNPSYPKITGGWDGIGYGDGGCGVSDWGNSGSHGFSGDSSSSDGGGCGGGGCGGGGCGG
- a CDS encoding RNA-guided endonuclease InsQ/TnpB family protein encodes the protein MLKAFKYRFYPTPEQEILLRRTMGCARLVYNRALAARTESWYERQERIGYADTSTMLTIWKKQEDLQFLNEVSCVPLQQGLRHLQKAFANFWAGNAKYPNFKKKHNGGSAEFTKSAFKWKDGKVWLAKCAEALPIRWSRQLPTGCEPSTITVKLDAAGRFHVSLLVDTVIVPLPKTDKTIGLDVGITSLIATSNGDKIANPRHFKRLRSKLKRVQKSLSSKQKGSNNRQKQRQKVARVHRRITDSRKDFLHRLSTQLVRENQTIVVEDLAVKNMVQNPKLALHISDASWGEFVRQLVYKCEWYGRELIKIDRWFPSSKRCGNCGHIVDKMQLFVREWDCPKCGINHDRDINASKNILAAGLAVSVCGANIRPDGHKSKGQLQKTPRGKKQKPKQ
- a CDS encoding AAA-like domain-containing protein codes for the protein MLTFKASEAGLKRIKQARILSGWAIADSRWLVAASQIIDATTNWQQTDYYAVGISSGTWGRFLGGKEPIKAPAFKAYCQILELNWQEICEPNVNKSRSDKPFYVERQPYESECFQEIVKPGALIRIKAPQEMGKTYFMQNILTYAKAKKYQTQVFSFELSDSTIFTDLTKFSRWFCAGIGQSLGLENKLADYWDDIFGCNYNTTIYFEKYLLANLSNPLVIALDRVDIVFEHPQIANDFCTLLRAWNQRANQGDDIGKVWQNLRLIIVHSTEVYGALDINHSPLGGVGLVVKLSEFSFEQVQELASKYQLSWSNLEIKQLMALVGGHPTLIARSLEQITRNNITISQLLQTAATESGFYSDYLRRHLVTLQQQPLLAKALAKVINSKQPIQLESIPAFKLESMGLIHLEGDYATPRCELYRQYFGDRL
- the hemE gene encoding uroporphyrinogen decarboxylase, encoding MVVSTQVPHLLRAARGEKVDRPPVWMMRQAGRYMKAYRELRDKYPSFRDRSEIPEVAVEVSLQPWKAFQPDGVILFSDIVTPLPGLGIEMDIAEGKGPIIESPIRTLAQVDNLRPLQPEESLPFIKTILQALSHEVGDKSTVLGFVGAPWTLAAYAVEGKGSKTYSAIKGMAFSDPTVLHQLLAKLADAIAIYARYQIDCGAQVVQMFDSWAGQLSPQDYDTFALPYQKRVFEQVKQTHPDTPLILLVSGSAGVLERMATSGADIVTVDWAVDMADARARLGQDMKVQGNLDPGVLFGSKQFIRDRIYDTVKKAGNYGHILNLGHGVLPTTPEENVAFFFETAKQLKY